One Paraburkholderia aromaticivorans genomic region harbors:
- a CDS encoding metallophosphoesterase family protein: MTSRTRQSTRTRIGLISDTHNLVRPEALQYLAGCDAIIHAGDICNEAVLDALKQIAPVTAVRGNNDTGDWAASLPTHTTLTVQQVTILVVHDIADVGADLRSQGIGVVVTGHSHKPLISERDGMLFVNPGSAGPRRFKLPISAGILIVEGAHASASFESLVP, from the coding sequence ATGACTTCGCGCACTCGACAATCCACACGCACACGAATCGGCCTGATCTCCGACACGCACAACCTCGTGCGCCCGGAGGCGTTGCAATATCTGGCCGGTTGCGACGCGATCATCCACGCAGGCGATATCTGCAACGAGGCCGTGCTCGATGCACTCAAGCAGATCGCGCCGGTCACGGCGGTGCGCGGCAATAACGACACCGGCGACTGGGCCGCGTCGCTGCCAACGCACACCACGCTGACCGTGCAGCAAGTGACGATTCTCGTCGTGCACGATATCGCCGACGTGGGCGCCGATCTGCGCAGCCAGGGGATCGGCGTGGTGGTGACCGGCCATTCGCACAAACCATTGATCAGCGAGCGCGACGGCATGCTATTCGTCAATCCAGGCAGCGCGGGGCCACGGCGTTTCAAGTTGCCGATTTCAGCTGGGATCCTGATCGTCGAAGGTGCGCACGCAAGCGCGAGCTTCGAATCGCTGGTGCCATAA
- a CDS encoding TMEM175 family protein produces MGKGRVEAFSDGVIAIIITIMVLELKVPEGFDLAALRPVLPVFCAYVLSFIYVGIYWNNHHHMFHAVQKVNGAVLWANLHLLFWLSLLPAVTHWVGENHLASWPTAMYGAVLFMSSIAYFILTGVLIREHGGDSTLAKAVGSDFKGKVSVVVYLAGIALAFVVPWASAALYALAAAWWLVPDRRIEHLLES; encoded by the coding sequence ATGGGCAAGGGACGTGTCGAAGCCTTCAGCGATGGCGTGATCGCCATCATCATCACGATCATGGTGCTCGAGTTGAAGGTGCCGGAAGGCTTCGATCTCGCCGCGCTGCGTCCGGTGCTCCCCGTGTTCTGCGCGTACGTGCTGAGTTTCATCTACGTCGGCATTTACTGGAACAATCATCATCACATGTTCCATGCCGTGCAGAAAGTCAACGGCGCGGTGCTGTGGGCCAACCTCCATCTGCTGTTCTGGCTGTCGCTGCTGCCGGCCGTCACGCATTGGGTCGGCGAAAACCATCTGGCTTCCTGGCCGACCGCGATGTACGGCGCGGTGCTGTTTATGTCGTCGATTGCGTATTTCATTCTGACGGGCGTGCTGATCCGCGAGCACGGCGGCGACTCGACCCTCGCCAAAGCGGTCGGCAGCGACTTCAAGGGCAAGGTTTCGGTCGTGGTCTATCTGGCGGGCATCGCGCTGGCGTTTGTCGTGCCGTGGGCTTCGGCCGCGCTCTATGCGCTCGCCGCCGCATGGTGGCTCGTGCCGGACCGGCGCATCGAACACCTGCTGGAATCGTAA
- the argA gene encoding amino-acid N-acetyltransferase has translation MNSQTDLVPAPASAPAPAGATENLAQHAQFVDWMRSVAPYIHAFRNKTFVVGFGGEVVHQGLLNALVSDIALLQAMGIQIVLVHGSRPQVEEQMSLHGVESEFSHGMRITDARALESAKEAAGEVRLDIEAAISQGLPNTPMAHAHISVVSGNFVTARPVGILDGVDFAHTGVVRKIDADSIRHSLASRKLVLLSPLGFSPTGEAFNLAMEDVASAAAIALRADKIVFLTETPGLMEAGEEGPELVRELSLDDAYKLHESGEVTGDAGFYLKHSIRACRGGVARAHIIPYALDGSLLLELFLHDGVGTMISYENLESLREATPDDVGGILALIEPLESDGTLVRRGRHQIERDIDHFSVIEHDGVLFGCAALYPYTQERIGEMACLTVAPEAQGTGDGERLLKRIEQRARARGLTRIFVLTTRTEHWFLKRGFVKVTVDDLPEDRRRLYNWQRKSLVLMKQL, from the coding sequence ATGAATTCCCAAACCGACCTCGTCCCCGCGCCCGCGAGCGCTCCGGCCCCCGCCGGAGCAACGGAAAATCTCGCCCAGCACGCGCAATTCGTCGACTGGATGCGCTCAGTCGCCCCTTACATCCATGCGTTCCGCAACAAGACGTTCGTCGTCGGGTTCGGCGGCGAGGTGGTGCATCAGGGGCTCCTGAATGCGCTCGTGTCCGATATCGCGCTGTTGCAGGCCATGGGCATCCAGATCGTGCTGGTGCACGGCTCGCGCCCGCAGGTCGAAGAACAGATGAGCCTGCACGGCGTGGAGTCCGAGTTTTCGCACGGCATGCGGATTACGGACGCGCGCGCGCTCGAATCCGCGAAAGAAGCGGCCGGCGAAGTGCGCCTCGATATCGAAGCCGCGATCAGCCAGGGCTTGCCGAATACGCCGATGGCGCACGCGCACATCAGCGTGGTGTCGGGCAACTTCGTGACGGCGCGGCCGGTCGGTATTCTCGACGGTGTCGATTTCGCCCACACCGGCGTGGTGCGCAAGATCGACGCTGATTCGATCCGCCATTCGCTCGCGAGCCGCAAGCTGGTGCTGCTCTCGCCGCTCGGCTTCTCGCCCACTGGCGAGGCCTTCAATCTCGCTATGGAAGACGTGGCGTCCGCCGCGGCGATCGCGCTGCGCGCCGACAAGATCGTGTTCCTGACCGAAACGCCGGGCCTGATGGAAGCCGGCGAAGAGGGCCCCGAACTGGTGCGTGAACTGTCGCTCGACGACGCCTACAAACTGCACGAAAGCGGTGAAGTCACCGGCGACGCGGGCTTCTATCTGAAGCACTCGATTCGCGCCTGCCGCGGCGGCGTGGCGCGGGCGCACATCATCCCCTACGCGCTCGACGGCAGCCTGCTGCTCGAACTGTTCCTGCACGACGGCGTGGGCACGATGATCTCGTACGAGAACCTCGAAAGCCTGCGCGAAGCCACCCCGGACGACGTCGGCGGCATTCTCGCGCTAATCGAGCCGCTCGAATCAGACGGCACGCTGGTGCGGCGTGGCCGTCACCAGATTGAACGCGACATCGACCACTTCTCGGTGATTGAGCACGATGGCGTGCTGTTCGGCTGCGCGGCGCTGTATCCGTACACGCAGGAGCGCATCGGCGAAATGGCGTGCCTGACGGTCGCGCCCGAAGCGCAAGGCACCGGCGACGGCGAACGCCTGCTCAAACGCATCGAGCAACGCGCGCGGGCGCGCGGGCTGACGCGCATTTTCGTGCTCACCACGCGTACCGAACACTGGTTCCTCAAGCGCGGCTTCGTCAAGGTCACGGTCGACGACCTGCCGGAAGACCGCCGCCGACTCTATAACTGGCAGCGCAAGTCGCTCGTGCTGATGAAACAGCTCTGA
- the hrpA gene encoding ATP-dependent RNA helicase HrpA — translation MSNVPKSPAAANENPAPAADQVKAGDAKRRDAQDAERNTPHTAREPRRAAENAQASAQKNNPGREARAQESGEVSKHAVSGESQSPHGKEGRGSGHNPGRPQKQNAPHGQQTQRSGERRAQFGNVPGANLQEGGNRGDQPRRASGRGAEQPRPTPEQAGQQPRHASEQGRASRRGPSGAPAQKSPAAGNTEHSAGRHESGGAPAQKSPAVSNAERSANRREPQPPREPRPPRAPRVVEPNPIPPITYPEALPVSGRREEIAKAIAQNQVVIVCGETGSGKTTQLPKICLELGRGLGAGGSGLIGHTQPRRIAASATGRRIAEELGTPFGEVVGYKVRFTDNLSPGASVKLMTDGILLAETQTDPLLKAYDTLIIDEAHERSLNIDFLLGYLKEILVKRPDLKLIVTSATIDADRFARHFGSEEKPAPVIEVSGRLYPVEVRYRPVAEDSPAVKAAEGNAPSTQRGDRPKSQRETDRDLMDAIVDAVDELCREGPGDVLVFLPGEREIRDAAEALRKHHPPHTEILPLFARLSAAEQERVFRTSNARRIVLATNVAETSLTVPGIRYVVDTGLARVKRYSYRNKVEQLQVESISQAAANQRAGRCGRVADGICIRLYEESDYQGRVRFTDPEILRSSLASVILRMKSLHLTAIETFPFIEPPPGRAIADGYQLLNELGAVDDDNQLTPLGRELARLPLDPRVGRMILAARDQQALKEVLIIASALSVQDPRDRPIEAQEQADQAHRRFADERSEFLQWLKIWNWFEEAIAHKKSNKQLHEECRKNFLSQLRLREWRDVHSQLLTVVREHGWRLNEAEATFEQIHLALLTGLLGNIGLKADDEPYYLGARGIKFYLWPGSALVKKAGKWAMAAELVETSRLYARCIAKIEPEWIEKIGEHLLKKSLSEPHWEKRAAQVSAFERAVLYGLPIYHRRRVSFGKQDPARARELFIRGALVEGEFDTKLAFFAHNRKLLADIEQLEHKSRRQDVLVDDELIFAYYDQALPKGIYTGASFERWYRDEVKKSGQPEDKLRLLYLSRDDLMRHEAAGVTTDLFPKRMTMAGVEMALTYHFEPGSPRDGVTLAVPLYALNQVDARRCEWLVPGMLKEKTQLLLKSLPQKLRRHCVPLPEYAAGFVDRHSAPRFGAGGLLESLIADIREQTQVAMKQSDFKLETLPPHLFMNFKVVDEHERQLAMGRNMSQLRAELGGQAQQHFQKIASSAAGAALADAGGGGVATPSQTSGAAGAGAQRGKGGAAVPSPQAASQAGTQGTALYEKLTTWNFGKLPELLEIRRGGQTLFGYPALVDRGTHCDVEVFDSPDEAARIHRAGLRRLFALQLKEPIKYLEKNLPGLREMAMQFMPRGTQEELRDQLIDTALDRACLQDPLPDDDVSFHTRRDEGRSRLTLLAQEIARLIGQILGEYATVAKKLVQARSFTAAHADLQNQLDGLIGKRFVVDTPYAQLAHFPRYLKGIALRIDKLKADPARDARQYAEFQPLLQNYQRAVAQRGGVLDPRLSEFRWLLEELRISLFAQELRTPMPISVKRLYKVWESMQR, via the coding sequence ATGTCGAATGTACCCAAAAGTCCCGCTGCGGCGAACGAGAATCCGGCGCCGGCCGCCGATCAGGTGAAGGCCGGCGACGCGAAGCGCCGCGATGCGCAGGACGCCGAACGCAACACGCCGCACACGGCGCGCGAGCCGCGGCGCGCCGCGGAAAATGCGCAGGCGTCGGCGCAGAAAAATAATCCGGGCCGCGAGGCGCGCGCTCAGGAAAGTGGCGAGGTGTCGAAACACGCCGTGAGCGGCGAGTCGCAATCGCCTCACGGCAAGGAAGGTCGAGGCTCGGGCCACAACCCGGGGCGTCCGCAGAAGCAGAATGCGCCGCACGGCCAGCAGACGCAGCGAAGCGGCGAGCGGCGTGCTCAGTTCGGGAATGTGCCGGGCGCCAATTTGCAGGAAGGTGGCAATCGTGGCGATCAGCCGCGTCGCGCGTCAGGGCGAGGTGCAGAGCAACCACGTCCCACGCCAGAGCAAGCCGGACAGCAACCCCGCCACGCTTCCGAGCAAGGTAGAGCTTCGCGCCGCGGTCCCAGCGGCGCGCCTGCGCAAAAATCGCCGGCAGCAGGTAACACCGAGCACAGCGCCGGGCGCCACGAGTCGGGCGGCGCGCCTGCGCAAAAATCGCCGGCAGTAAGCAACGCGGAGCGCAGCGCCAACCGCCGCGAACCGCAGCCGCCACGTGAACCACGTCCGCCACGCGCGCCGCGCGTCGTCGAGCCCAATCCGATTCCGCCGATTACTTACCCGGAAGCGCTGCCGGTTTCCGGCCGTCGCGAGGAAATCGCCAAGGCCATCGCCCAAAATCAGGTCGTGATCGTCTGCGGCGAAACCGGCTCCGGTAAAACCACCCAGTTGCCGAAAATCTGCCTCGAACTCGGGCGCGGGCTCGGCGCGGGCGGCTCCGGTCTGATCGGCCACACGCAGCCGCGCCGCATCGCCGCGTCGGCGACGGGCCGCCGCATCGCCGAAGAACTCGGCACGCCGTTCGGCGAAGTGGTCGGCTACAAGGTGCGCTTCACCGACAATCTGTCGCCGGGCGCGTCCGTCAAGCTGATGACGGACGGCATTCTGCTCGCCGAAACGCAAACCGATCCGCTGCTGAAAGCGTATGACACGCTGATCATCGACGAGGCGCACGAGCGCAGCCTGAACATCGACTTTCTGCTCGGCTATCTGAAGGAAATTCTCGTCAAGCGTCCCGATCTGAAGCTGATCGTGACCTCGGCGACGATCGACGCGGATCGTTTCGCGCGCCACTTCGGCAGCGAAGAAAAGCCCGCGCCGGTGATCGAGGTGAGCGGGCGGCTGTATCCGGTCGAGGTGCGCTACCGGCCCGTCGCGGAAGACAGCCCCGCCGTGAAGGCCGCGGAAGGCAACGCGCCTTCCACGCAACGTGGCGACCGGCCGAAATCGCAGCGCGAAACCGATCGCGATCTGATGGACGCGATCGTCGACGCCGTCGACGAACTCTGCCGCGAAGGTCCCGGCGACGTGCTCGTGTTCCTGCCCGGCGAGCGCGAAATCCGCGACGCCGCCGAGGCGCTGCGCAAGCATCATCCGCCGCATACGGAAATTCTGCCGCTGTTCGCGCGTCTTTCGGCGGCCGAACAGGAGCGCGTGTTCCGCACCTCGAACGCGCGCCGCATCGTGCTGGCCACCAACGTCGCCGAAACCTCGCTGACGGTGCCGGGCATTCGCTATGTGGTCGACACCGGCCTCGCGCGTGTGAAGCGCTACTCGTATCGCAACAAGGTCGAGCAGTTGCAGGTGGAATCGATTTCGCAGGCCGCCGCCAATCAGCGGGCCGGGCGTTGCGGCCGCGTCGCCGATGGCATCTGCATTCGTCTCTACGAGGAAAGCGATTATCAGGGCCGCGTGCGCTTTACGGATCCGGAAATTCTGCGTTCGTCGCTGGCGTCGGTGATTCTGCGCATGAAGTCGCTGCATCTGACGGCGATCGAGACGTTCCCGTTCATCGAGCCGCCGCCGGGCCGCGCGATCGCCGACGGCTATCAACTGCTCAACGAACTCGGCGCCGTCGACGACGACAATCAGCTCACGCCGCTCGGCCGCGAACTCGCGCGCCTGCCGCTCGACCCGCGCGTCGGGCGAATGATTCTGGCCGCGCGCGACCAGCAGGCGCTGAAGGAAGTGTTGATCATCGCGAGCGCGTTGTCCGTGCAGGATCCGCGCGACCGGCCGATCGAAGCCCAGGAGCAGGCCGATCAGGCGCATCGCCGTTTCGCTGACGAGCGCTCCGAATTCCTGCAGTGGCTGAAAATCTGGAACTGGTTCGAAGAAGCGATCGCGCACAAGAAGTCGAACAAGCAGTTACACGAAGAGTGCCGCAAGAACTTCCTGTCGCAACTGCGCTTGCGCGAATGGCGCGACGTGCATTCGCAACTGTTGACGGTGGTGCGCGAGCACGGCTGGCGTCTGAACGAAGCGGAAGCGACTTTCGAGCAGATCCATCTCGCGCTGCTGACGGGCCTGCTCGGCAACATCGGCCTCAAAGCCGACGACGAGCCGTATTACCTCGGCGCGCGCGGCATCAAGTTCTATCTGTGGCCGGGCTCGGCGCTGGTGAAGAAAGCCGGCAAGTGGGCGATGGCCGCCGAACTGGTCGAGACGAGCCGGCTGTACGCGCGCTGCATCGCGAAGATCGAGCCGGAGTGGATCGAGAAGATCGGCGAGCATCTGCTAAAGAAGTCGCTCTCCGAGCCGCACTGGGAGAAGCGCGCGGCGCAGGTCTCGGCGTTCGAGCGCGCGGTGCTGTACGGGCTGCCGATCTATCACCGGCGGCGAGTGAGCTTCGGCAAACAGGATCCGGCGCGCGCCCGCGAGCTGTTCATTCGCGGCGCGCTGGTGGAAGGCGAGTTCGATACGAAGCTCGCGTTTTTCGCGCACAACCGCAAGCTGCTCGCCGATATCGAGCAGCTCGAACACAAATCGCGCCGGCAGGACGTGCTGGTCGACGACGAGCTGATTTTCGCCTACTACGATCAGGCGCTGCCGAAGGGCATTTACACCGGCGCGTCGTTCGAGCGCTGGTATCGCGACGAGGTGAAAAAGAGCGGCCAGCCGGAAGACAAACTGCGCCTGCTGTATCTGTCGCGCGACGATTTGATGCGGCACGAAGCCGCCGGCGTGACCACCGACCTGTTCCCGAAACGGATGACCATGGCGGGCGTCGAAATGGCGCTCACCTATCACTTCGAGCCCGGTTCGCCGCGTGACGGCGTGACGCTCGCCGTGCCGCTGTATGCGCTGAATCAGGTCGACGCGCGGCGCTGCGAATGGCTCGTGCCCGGCATGCTGAAAGAGAAGACGCAACTGCTGCTCAAGTCCTTGCCGCAGAAGTTGCGCCGTCATTGCGTGCCGCTGCCGGAGTACGCGGCGGGTTTCGTCGACCGCCACAGCGCTCCGCGCTTCGGCGCGGGCGGTTTGCTCGAGTCGCTGATCGCCGATATTCGCGAGCAGACCCAGGTCGCGATGAAACAGTCCGACTTCAAGCTCGAGACCTTGCCGCCGCATCTGTTCATGAACTTCAAGGTCGTCGACGAGCATGAGCGCCAGCTCGCGATGGGCCGCAATATGTCGCAACTGCGCGCCGAACTCGGCGGCCAGGCGCAGCAGCATTTTCAGAAGATCGCATCGAGCGCGGCCGGGGCGGCGTTGGCGGACGCGGGCGGCGGCGGTGTCGCGACGCCGTCGCAAACGTCAGGCGCGGCCGGTGCAGGCGCGCAGCGAGGCAAGGGCGGTGCTGCCGTGCCAAGTCCGCAGGCTGCGTCGCAAGCCGGCACGCAGGGCACGGCCTTGTATGAAAAACTGACGACCTGGAATTTCGGCAAGCTTCCCGAACTGCTCGAAATCCGTCGTGGCGGGCAGACGTTGTTCGGTTATCCGGCGCTGGTGGATCGCGGCACGCATTGCGACGTCGAAGTATTCGATTCACCCGACGAAGCCGCGCGGATTCATCGCGCGGGATTGCGTCGACTGTTCGCGTTGCAGTTGAAGGAGCCGATCAAGTATCTGGAAAAGAATCTGCCGGGTTTGCGCGAAATGGCGATGCAGTTCATGCCGCGCGGCACGCAGGAAGAGTTGCGCGATCAGCTGATCGACACCGCGCTCGACCGCGCCTGCTTGCAAGACCCGTTGCCTGATGACGACGTCAGTTTCCACACGCGCCGCGACGAAGGCCGCAGCCGCCTGACCTTGCTGGCTCAGGAAATTGCCCGTCTGATCGGGCAGATTCTGGGCGAATACGCGACCGTGGCGAAGAAGCTGGTGCAGGCAAGGTCGTTCACGGCGGCGCATGCTGATCTGCAGAATCAGCTCGACGGACTGATCGGCAAGCGCTTCGTGGTCGACACGCCGTACGCGCAGCTGGCGCATTTTCCGCGCTATCTGAAGGGGATTGCGCTACGCATCGACAAGCTGAAGGCGGACCCCGCGCGCGATGCGCGGCAGTACGCCGAATTCCAGCCGCTGCTGCAGAACTATCAGCGCGCGGTGGCGCAACGCGGCGGCGTGCTGGATCCGCGCTTGTCGGAGTTCCGCTGGTTGTTGGAAGAGTTACGGATCTCGCTGTTCGCGCAGGAGCTGCGTACGCCGATGCCGATTTCGGTGAAGCGGCTTTATAAGGTGTGGGAGTCGATGCAGCGCTGA
- a CDS encoding oxidative damage protection protein produces MTRMVQCAKLGKEAEGLDFPPLPGELGKRIYESISKEAWQAWLKQQTMLINENRLNMADPRARQYLMKQTEKFFFGEGADTAQGYVPPSAE; encoded by the coding sequence ATGACTCGTATGGTTCAATGCGCGAAGCTCGGCAAGGAAGCCGAAGGCCTCGATTTCCCGCCGCTGCCGGGCGAACTCGGCAAGCGGATCTACGAAAGCATCTCGAAGGAAGCCTGGCAGGCCTGGTTGAAGCAGCAAACCATGCTGATCAACGAAAACCGCCTGAACATGGCTGATCCGCGCGCACGCCAATACCTGATGAAGCAGACCGAAAAGTTCTTCTTCGGCGAAGGCGCGGACACGGCGCAGGGTTATGTGCCGCCGTCGGCTGAATAA
- the proP gene encoding glycine betaine/L-proline transporter ProP — MSFVAVIGVFTLTASSNGFWRHHKEEQRLSLDDITVVDKSLLKRAVGAMALGNAMEWFDFGVYSYIAVTLGKVFFPSASPAAQLIATFGTFAAAFLVRPVGGMVFGPLGDRIGRQRVLAMTMIMMALGTFAIGLIPSYTTIGIFAPVLLLVARLVQGFSTGGEYGGAATFIAEFSTDKRRGFMGSFLEFGTLIGYVLGAGTVAVLTATLSNDALLSWGWRVPFLIAGPLGLVGLYIRMKLEETPAFKKQAEQREAEDKAVPKQSFRELLMQQWKPLLLCVGLVLIFNVTDYMALSYLPSYLSATLHFNETHGLFLVLLVMVLMMPMTLAAGRLSDTIGRKPVMLFGCVGLFALSIPALLLIRMGTVLPVFGGLMILGVLLSCFTGVMPSALPALFPTKIRYGALAIGFNISVSLFGGTTPLVTAWLVDRTGNLMMPAYYLMGASLIGIVSVMALRETARKPLLGSGPCVATRAEAHAVLRGEREAEEMDERYAATATARA, encoded by the coding sequence ATGAGTTTCGTCGCAGTCATTGGAGTTTTCACCTTGACCGCTTCCAGCAACGGCTTCTGGCGACACCACAAAGAAGAACAACGCCTCTCTCTCGACGACATCACCGTCGTCGACAAATCTCTCCTCAAGCGGGCCGTCGGCGCCATGGCGCTCGGCAACGCGATGGAATGGTTCGATTTCGGCGTGTACAGCTACATCGCTGTCACGCTCGGCAAAGTGTTCTTCCCGTCGGCCAGTCCGGCAGCCCAATTGATCGCCACCTTCGGCACGTTTGCCGCGGCGTTCCTCGTGCGGCCGGTCGGCGGCATGGTGTTCGGGCCGCTCGGCGACCGCATCGGCCGGCAGCGTGTGCTCGCCATGACCATGATCATGATGGCGCTCGGCACCTTCGCGATCGGCCTGATTCCGAGTTACACGACAATCGGCATTTTCGCGCCGGTGCTGCTGCTGGTTGCGCGTCTGGTGCAAGGCTTCTCGACCGGCGGCGAGTACGGCGGCGCGGCCACCTTCATCGCCGAATTCTCGACCGACAAGCGCCGCGGCTTCATGGGCAGCTTCCTCGAGTTCGGCACGCTGATCGGCTACGTGCTCGGCGCGGGCACGGTCGCCGTGCTGACCGCGACGCTCTCGAACGACGCGCTGCTCTCGTGGGGCTGGCGTGTGCCGTTCCTGATCGCCGGCCCGCTGGGTCTGGTGGGTCTGTACATCCGGATGAAGCTCGAAGAAACGCCCGCGTTCAAGAAGCAGGCCGAGCAACGCGAAGCCGAAGACAAGGCGGTGCCGAAGCAGTCGTTCCGCGAGTTGCTCATGCAGCAATGGAAGCCGCTGCTGCTGTGCGTCGGCCTCGTGCTGATCTTCAACGTCACCGACTACATGGCGCTCTCGTATCTGCCGAGCTATCTGTCGGCTACGCTGCACTTCAACGAAACGCACGGTCTGTTCCTCGTGCTGCTCGTGATGGTGCTGATGATGCCGATGACACTCGCCGCCGGCCGTCTGTCCGACACGATCGGCCGCAAGCCGGTGATGCTGTTCGGTTGCGTGGGTCTGTTCGCGCTGTCGATTCCCGCCCTGCTGCTGATCCGCATGGGCACGGTGCTGCCGGTGTTCGGCGGCCTGATGATTCTCGGCGTGCTGCTGTCGTGCTTTACCGGCGTGATGCCGTCGGCGCTGCCGGCGCTGTTCCCGACCAAAATCCGCTATGGCGCGCTGGCGATCGGCTTCAATATTTCGGTGTCGCTGTTCGGTGGTACGACACCGCTCGTGACGGCGTGGCTGGTCGACCGTACCGGCAATCTGATGATGCCCGCGTACTACCTGATGGGCGCGTCGCTGATCGGTATCGTCTCGGTGATGGCGCTGCGCGAAACCGCCCGCAAGCCGCTGCTCGGCTCGGGCCCGTGCGTGGCGACACGTGCGGAAGCGCATGCCGTGCTGCGCGGCGAGCGTGAAGCCGAGGAGATGGACGAACGCTATGCGGCAACCGCGACGGCGCGTGCCTGA
- a CDS encoding FAD-containing oxidoreductase codes for MPQHFDAVVIGTGQGGSPLAVRLGQSGRKTAVIERAAFGGTCVNVGCTPTKSYVASARAAHVARHCAELGVQVGGAISVDLAAVKTRKDTIIGQSRDGVEKWLRGTNNVSVFNGHARFTGPHALAISGPDGNLLDEISADEIFINTGTRAVVPPLDGLERIRYYTNSNLLDLTELPSHLVIVGASYIALEFAQIFRRFGSEVTVLVRGERLLTREDADFADSVQKVLAREGVEFRFSVQPSRVEPHPHRENEVCIGFEQNVPALEASHLLFATGREPNTDDLGLAAAGITVDKHGTIPVDGQLRTNVPGVWAIGDVNGRGAFTHTSYDDYQIVSANLLDGGARSVDTRIMAYAVFVDPPLARVGASEAEVRKSGRDALIATMPMTRVGRARERGETDGFMKVMVDKESKQILGAAIHGIEGDEALHTFIDIMTAGAPYPTLQYAMHIHPTISELVPTLLDGLKPMK; via the coding sequence ATGCCACAGCACTTCGACGCAGTTGTGATCGGTACGGGACAAGGCGGCTCACCGCTCGCCGTGCGTCTCGGTCAAAGCGGCCGCAAAACGGCGGTCATTGAACGGGCTGCCTTTGGCGGCACCTGCGTGAACGTCGGCTGCACGCCGACCAAATCCTATGTGGCGAGCGCCCGCGCGGCGCATGTCGCGCGTCATTGCGCGGAACTCGGCGTGCAGGTGGGCGGCGCGATCAGTGTCGATCTGGCTGCGGTCAAGACACGCAAGGACACGATCATCGGGCAGTCGCGCGACGGCGTCGAGAAATGGCTGCGCGGCACGAATAACGTGAGCGTGTTCAACGGCCACGCGCGCTTCACCGGACCGCATGCGCTTGCTATCAGCGGACCGGACGGCAATCTGCTCGACGAGATCAGCGCCGACGAAATCTTCATCAATACAGGCACGCGCGCCGTCGTGCCGCCGCTCGACGGGCTCGAGCGAATTCGCTACTACACCAACTCCAACCTGCTCGACCTGACGGAATTGCCGAGTCATCTGGTGATCGTCGGCGCGAGTTATATCGCGCTCGAATTCGCGCAGATCTTTCGCCGCTTCGGCAGCGAGGTGACCGTGCTGGTGCGCGGCGAGCGCTTGCTCACGCGAGAGGACGCCGATTTCGCCGATTCCGTGCAGAAGGTGCTCGCGCGCGAGGGCGTGGAATTTCGCTTCAGTGTGCAGCCTTCGCGGGTAGAACCTCATCCGCATCGCGAGAACGAAGTGTGCATCGGCTTCGAGCAGAACGTTCCCGCGCTCGAAGCGTCGCACCTGCTGTTCGCGACCGGCCGCGAGCCGAATACCGATGACCTCGGCCTCGCGGCCGCCGGCATCACGGTGGACAAACACGGCACGATTCCCGTCGACGGCCAGTTGCGCACCAACGTGCCGGGCGTCTGGGCGATCGGCGACGTCAACGGACGCGGCGCGTTCACCCACACCTCTTACGACGATTATCAGATCGTCTCGGCCAATCTGCTCGACGGCGGCGCGCGCAGCGTCGATACGCGGATCATGGCATATGCCGTGTTCGTCGATCCGCCGCTCGCGCGTGTCGGGGCCTCGGAGGCCGAGGTGCGCAAATCGGGCCGCGACGCGTTGATCGCCACCATGCCGATGACGCGCGTGGGCCGCGCGCGCGAACGCGGCGAGACCGACGGCTTCATGAAGGTGATGGTCGACAAGGAGAGCAAGCAGATTCTCGGCGCGGCGATTCACGGCATCGAAGGCGACGAGGCGCTTCACACGTTCATCGACATCATGACGGCTGGCGCGCCGTATCCGACCTTGCAGTACGCGATGCATATTCACCCGACCATCAGCGAACTGGTGCCGACCTTGCTCGACGGACTCAAGCCCATGAAGTGA
- a CDS encoding cupin domain-containing protein, translating into MKRAIRSGNLFDHGAPAGADEQIDALVEQGGVSIERIVSMGHASPPGFWYDSPRAEWVVLLSGAAALEFEGEAEPHPMKAGDHVLIDAHCRHRVAWTSDQGPSVWLAVYYPNDASA; encoded by the coding sequence ATGAAGCGCGCAATCAGAAGCGGCAATCTGTTCGACCACGGCGCACCGGCGGGCGCGGACGAGCAGATCGACGCGTTGGTTGAGCAGGGCGGCGTGAGCATCGAGCGGATCGTCTCGATGGGCCACGCCAGCCCGCCGGGCTTCTGGTACGACAGTCCGCGCGCCGAGTGGGTCGTGCTGTTGAGCGGCGCGGCGGCGCTCGAATTCGAAGGCGAGGCCGAGCCGCATCCGATGAAGGCCGGTGATCACGTGCTGATCGACGCGCATTGCCGGCATCGGGTGGCATGGACGAGCGATCAGGGGCCCAGCGTGTGGCTCGCCGTCTATTACCCGAACGACGCTTCAGCTTGA